From the Manihot esculenta cultivar AM560-2 chromosome 3, M.esculenta_v8, whole genome shotgun sequence genome, one window contains:
- the LOC110611534 gene encoding uncharacterized protein LOC110611534 yields MSFSIFFFILLLVVPTHEASELATQTCDKTSVKELCNSVLGTSTATDADGLVKEALAATTREGGDVSVQIAKLLTSGGATAQKGLTECGDIYKTAMDKLKAATKALNEKSYADVETKVTDSKDTAKSCEDGFSGASPITEQNTKFSNLCDLTLAIVKTIKG; encoded by the coding sequence ATGTCTTTCTCAatcttcttcttcattcttCTTCTTGTAGTTCCTACCCACGAAGCTTCAGAACTTGCAACTCAAACTTGTGATAAAACTTCAGTCAAGGAGCTATGCAATTCTGTATTAGGAACAAGCACTGCAACAGATGCTGATGGCTTAGTTAAAGAGGCACTAGCGGCTACAACACGTGAAGGAGGTGACGTAAGCGTGCAAATTGCCAAACTGTTGACAAGCGGAGGTGCTACTGCTCAGAAAGGCCTAACAGAATGCGGTGATATATACAAAACTGCAATGGACAAGCTTAAGGCCGCTACAAAAGCTTTGAATGAAAAATCTTATGCTGATGTCGAGACAAAAGTCACTGATTCTAAGGACACTGCAAAGAGTTGCGAAGATGGATTCAGTGGAGCATCACCCATAACTGAACAAAATACTAAATTTAGCAATCTTTGTGATCTTACTTTAGCAATTGTCAAGACGATTAAGGGTTAA